Genomic window (Dolosigranulum savutiense):
ACAGAAGCAGGGAAAGCGCAAGCTCAAGAAGCATTGGATATAATGGTACAACTCGGCGACCATACGAGTGCCGACCGCTACCAAAATTATTTAAACAAGACACTGGATAACTGTTCCTCTCAATAATGTGTTGAATAAAATTGTATCTTCTTCCATCATTCTTTGGAAATTCATAAAGCGATAAAAAATTGGAAGCCCTGAATGGAAAGAATCTGATTATATCCCATTCCTTCTCGGTACAATGTCTTATTCTGTTATCTTAATTTTCTTATAATATCCAATCGAGTAGGAGACTAGCCATTAATTGACTAGTCGACCTCTCACACCACCGTACGTACGGTTCCGTATACGGCGGTTCAATATCTTGCATAAGCAGACTCCGCTATGGCGACTAATGATTTTAGTTCCCATTTGTGGAGTCTTTCTGTTGTAATCGCCTTATTGACTTCATATGTTTGAGATAGACGCCAATAGGCTTTCCGAGAGAAGGCAATTCGTTTTGCCTCATCTTCTGTTAATCCATATTTCTGAAGCATCTTAATCTTAGTTGAGCATTTCTTCCAACGCTTCAATATAAGCTGTCTAAGTCGCCTTCGCAACCACTCTTCAGTCCTTCTCACGAAGCCTTTAACGAAACCTAACCCAAAGTAATTAATCCAACCTTGTGTCACTTGGTTAATTTCTTTCACAATCTCCGCAAATATTCCTGGTCGATTGCGTTTTGTTAATCTCTTAAGTCTCTTCTTAAATTTTGCTTTCGCTTCGTCCGTTGGTCGGAATCGACAATTGCCGAAGTTGTTGTGGATTAGACAGCTCAAGAACTTTAACTGAGTCGGACTTCCTGTCTTGCTCTTTTCTTGATTAACTTGAAGTTTCAAGTCTTTTTCAATGAATTGAGTTATACTCTTCAGGATTCGTTCGCATGCTCGTTTTGATGATTTAAAGATTATAAAATCATCCGCATATCGCACAAATTTATGTCCGCGTCGTTCAAGCTCTTTATCTAACTCATTCAGATAGATATTACACAGCAATGGTGATATCACACCACCTTGTGGTGCACCCGTTTCACTATCCGTAAATTCGCCAGATAGTTCAATGGTGCCACATCTCAATGATTTACGTATGAATTTTAAGATAGCTTTATCTTGAACAAATTGTTCCACGTGATACATCATCTTATCATGATTAAGTGTATCAAAGCATTGCTTCAAATCACAATCTACCACATATTTTAAGCCAGATTCGTAATATTCTACGCATTGTTTCCGAGCAGTTTCTGTTCCTTTTCCTGGTCGAAATCCATGACTACTATTAGAAAAGTGTTTATCTATTATAGGCTCAATTATCTGTTTAATAGCCATTTGGATTACTCGATCTCGTGCTACTGGTATGCCCAGCTTCCGTGTTTTCCCATTGCCTTTTGGAATTTCCACTCGTCTCACTGGTTGTGGTTGATACGTTCCATTGAGTAACTTCTTTCTGATATATGGATAATATTCTCTGATATGGTGCTCAACTTCTTGAACAGTCATACCATCAATACCAGGAGCTCCATTATTCTTTCGAACTTTTCCGGCTGCTAGTATTAAATTCTCTTTTGTTACAACTTGCTTCATCAACGATGAAGACTTATGATACATTTCTGTCATTTCTTCCTAGGAGTATACTTAACACATCCATATCTTGTCGTTTTCAGTTCCACCTACTTGACTCATTGGATTGCCAGCTCTCGCTGTTTTCTGTTGTAATCGCAACTCCTAACCTCCAATCTTTACTCTGTATTGATATTGTTCTGTCCTTCATGCGCAATGCGCACTACTATGACGTCGGCTGACTTCTGTCTATTCGCTATTGCTACAGTTTCCCGCTAGACAGACCTCCCCGGGTAAGAGCGACAACCTTCCACCCATGTCACTGCCTCATTTACCTGACGGTGCTCGTACAGTATTGGACTTCACTTTGTATTGCAAGCTTATCCACACCTATCCGGCCTTCTTTATGAGATTTCTGTTCGTCAGTGCAGGTGTTTGCCTCTGGCTTCCTTCAGATTCCACCTCACGATGGACACCCTTGCCTTTGGCTAATAATTCCTACTGTAAAGGCTTATAGTGGACTTTCACCACCAAGTTGTCGCCCATGCCGGGCGCACAACAGAAAGCCACCCATGATTGGGTGGCTTTTAATATATCAATAGTTATTGTTGCTGTGCATTTTGATTCGACTTTCGTAAGGAACGTACTTGCTTGAAGGTATTCAATACACCGGTATCATCATAGACGAGCACACTTGCTTGATAGAATTTAAGTGAGATGAAGATAATGATTAGCGCAAATAGGAAGGTCCATCCCACGCCTAACCAGCCTTCCAGCAATGAAGCACTCTCCGCAGCCACTCGCATCGGCATAAGTAGCGGTGTAAACGGTGGGAAATAAGAAGCATACTGAACCAGCACTGATTCTGCTGGGGCAAAATAACCAATATACAAACCAGCCATCATGAACATCGATAGCGGTGAAACAACTTTTTGACCATCTTCTGCCTTCGTCGCCAATGATCCTAAAAAAGCTGATACAGATAGGTACATTAAGAACGCACTTACAAAGTATAGTGCAATGATCCAACCCAATTGACTAGATATTGCAAATACATCGGCCGGCAATTCAGCCAAGAATGCTTGATAAAATGCTTGTCGGCTAATATAAGCATATCCTGCCACGCCGAGCACAACATAAATGACTGCGTGTAAGAAAATCAACCCTAGCATCCCTAATAGCTTGCCAAAAAATTGCTCTGTCGCACTCACGCTGGAGAGTAAGATCTCCATCACACGTGACCCTTTCTCTCGGGCAATCTCTTCGATAATAAAGCCCACATAGATCAGAACGAAGAAGAAGATAGCTGCATTACTTATAATGGTAAGCCCTTGTGACATAAATTGACCAAATGGATCCTGGTCATCTCCACCAGGCGTCACTTCTTGAGTAGCCAAGTTGACCGGCTCGGACAGACGCATGGCTTCTTCTGGCGCGATGTCCAGTGCCTGTGCTCGCAAATTCATCTGTACTTGCGTCAGAGTATCTTCCAATCGCGCGGCTTCTTGCTCCAACCCATCATGATAGAAGGTGGACTGAATGGTATCCCCTTGCTCTTGGACAACCAGATAACCCGCAATCTCTTCCTGATTGAAGGCTTCACGCGCCGCTTCTTCACTATCATATGTGCTAGGATCTATCACTGAGACAGAAGGCGTTTCATATTGGCTGAAGACATCCTCGACAGCTTGGCTTTCTGTGACTACTGCAATTTGTTCAGACACTTGATCCCCGTTATCCTCACTCTGAGCAACATAATAGCCAACCCCTATCACCACCGCCATAAATATGACTGGACCTAGCACAAATCCCCAGTAACCCCATGTTTTAACCCGCTTCATGAAGAGATTTTTTGCAACAATCATCATCTTATTCATCACTCTCAACCGCCCTTTCTTTAAAGATTTCTTCCAGTGTCGGTGCTTGTTGACTAAATTGATAAACGGTTCCCGACTGATCGGCAGCTTCAAAAACCTCACGTCCGACTGCTTCCCGTTCAATATGAATCAAGCGGTGCCGCGCATCTAACTGCTCAACCGACCGTACGCCTGAGATGGCTTCCAACTCAGCTGTTGTAATCGGTGCTTCCAAGTAAATCTTCAATCGATCGAACAGACTCTTGACTTCATCAATCGTTCCTCCTAAGACTTGACGCCCATTCTTGAGCATCACCACCGACTGACAGAGTGACTCGACATTGGCCATATTATGACTAGAAAAAATAATACTGGCTCCCCGCTTGGCAGCCCGGCGAATCCCATCCTCCAGCAACTCGGCATTAACCGGGTCTAAGCCACTGAATGGCTCATCCAGAATAATCAGATCAGGCTCATGCATTAGCGTCGCAATCAGCTGAACCTTTTGCTGATTTCCCTTCGATAAGCTGGAAATCTTGTCCTTACGATCACCTTTCACTTGAAAGCGTTCCATCCATGTATCGATTGATTCCGTCACTTCACGCTTCGTCATTCCATTCAACTGACCGAAGTAAAGCAATTGCTGTTCAACTGTTAATTTCTCATCTAGACCACGTTCTTCCGGCAGATAACCAATATTGTCTAATAACCCTTTTCCAATTGCTTCCCCATTCCATAACGTCTGCCCTGCATTTGCCACTAACAAGTTCAACACAAGACGAAACGTGGTCGTTTTTCCTGCCCCATTCTGGCCGATCAACCCCATGATCTCACCCGGTTCAATCGTGAAGCTGAGCCCATCGACCGCCACCTTCTCTCCAAAGCTCTTCCTTAAATTAGATACTTCTAACATTTGAATTCCCACTTTCTTATGATTGATACGACTAGTTTACCGCTAACATAGCTAATATACAACTTTTTATAGGTAAAATTTGTTTTTTTTGTTATATATTAAAAAATACCCTGTTATACTCATTAATCTGCCATGATTTTAACATATACTTGACGCGACCGCGGACCATCCGCCTCGACAAAAAACACACTCTGCCACCGTCCAAGAATTGGCTCACCATCGTCAATAATGACGGTCTCACTCGCTCCAATCACACTCGACTTCATATGGCCATCCGAGTTTCCTTCGAAGTGAACATAATAGTCATGATTCGGGAAGGTATCATCTAGTCCCTTGTTCAAGTCACGCTTCACATCTGGATCTGCATTCTCATTAATCGTAACGGCTGCCGTCGTGTGTGGACAATAAACCACGGCCAGCCCACTCTTCACACCACTCTCGCGAATGGCCTCGAACAAAAACTCATCAATATTCACAAACGCTTGCTTCTGACTTGTCTGCAATTCAAATTTATATACACTCATATCCTTCAACTCCTTTATTACATTATAACGCTTACGATTTGTGATGTCACCCTATACCGAAAGTCTACCGACTAAAAAAGTCACAACAGATTCATGTGACTTTTTCAGTGTCCTGTTATAATATCTTACTTAACTCTGCTAAAATATCCAGCGCCCGAATAACTTCTCTGCACGCTCAGTTAAGTTATACGCACTATCATCGTAGGTTTTTTGTTCTTCTTTGGGCAAGCGAATAGTCTCTAAGAAATAATCATACTGATTCAAAAAACCAATCTCTTCAAATCGCTGATCCGTCAACTGATAGGCATATCCCACTAATTCTCGCGAGCCATCATCAGTCCATTCGATGGGTCCCGTATAGCGAAAACTGTAAAAATCACCATCTTGTCGCGCAAAGTAATGTTCGTCATTAATCTCACCTAAATAGACTGCTTCCAACTCCTTAGCAACCGGCTGACGCTCATACATATCCAACGCCTCTAAATGTTGGTATAAATACCGCGATTCCTGCAAATTCCGAACTGCGTCCGCCGAGTACGGCACCTCTAGCCCAAAAATATATTGCCGATCACGCACACCAGGCGTAATATGCTTATTCTGCTCCACCCAATGTTGATAGCGTCCATGTCCCACCAGTCCCATAACAATGACAACACCCGCAACACCTAAAATTCCGTAGTTCAAGAACTTTTGTGCCGACTTCCGAGCATCCACGTGACTCCGCATCATGAAGTAGCCCATCAATAACACTAAGAAGATTGCGACCGCACTAGGCAAAATCACTGTATAGAACCGTTCTTCTCTCAACCATTGCTCATACATCCGTCATCCTCCTCCATTCACCTTATAATCCCTTCTTCATAAAACCGCTTTAAATATCTGATTTCTCTTATTATAGCACTAAACTATGACTCAGACAACTAGACAAACAAAAAACTGTTCCCCGCTCACTTCGACTAGAAGAGCTGAGAACAGTTGGTATAATTTAAATTAAAACAGTTGCAATAGAGAAGTATAAGAATAATCCAATCGCGTCGGCAAAAATCGTAATGAATGGGCCACTTGCCACACTAATGTCAAAGCCAAGTTTGTCGACAATTAAGGGAATAATCACCCCAAGAATGGTAGAGACTACAATCGTAATAATGAGCGAAAGTGACACAACTGCTGCAATCGCCATATCGCGGTAGAAAATATTAATCACAACAAACATCATCGCCGCTGAAGTCACTCCCATATAAATACCGGCCAAAATCTCAACCCGCAACGTCTTTAATAACTCGGTAAACGTCATGCCTGTTAAATTCTTCTCACTAATCGTAACAGCTAGTGATTGCGTACCGACATTCCCAGCCGTATCCATAATCGCTGGAATAAAGGCTGATAGGAGCACAGCTTGTTGGAGCGTATCTTCGAATAAGTTCGTCAACCCACCAATTGCCATTGCAATTAACATAAAAATAGCCAGCCACGGTGTTCGACTAAAAGCTGTCTGGATAATACTTTTTTTCTGACCGGTCTCATCGGTCATATCTTGCTTACGAATCCCGGCAAACTCATGGAAATCTTCTGTACTTTCTTCTTCCATAATATCAATCATATCATCAACGGTAATGATCCCTTGCATCATATTATCTTCAGACACAACTGGAATTGCCAATAGATCATAATCCTTCATCGTCTGCAAGACATCTTCCTGGTCATCACTGACATGGGCACTGACGATTTGTTGAATCATTATATCTTTCATCAACGTATCCGTCGAACTCATCAAAATATCACGTAATGATGTAACCCCGGTCAGCCGGTGATGTTCATCGACAATATACACATAATAAATTGTCTCTGCATATTCACCAATCTCACGCAAATATTCAATCACTTGCTCTACCGTCTGATGCTCGAGTACCACAGCACACTCTTTGGTCATAATTGATCCAGCTGTTTCGCTCGCATACGAGAGAATCTCTAGAACTTCTCGCTGTTTAGTCGAATCTAAGTACTTCAGCACCCATTGCTTCTTCGTCTGGTTACTACGATTAATGAAGTAAGCAATACTATCGTTCGGCATCTGCACCATAACGTCTTTAATATATTGATACGGGAGATGTTCGATTGCTGCTTCCTGATCTTCTACTTCCATCATACGGAAGATATCGCGAAACTCCAATGGTTCTACATACTCGGCAATCTTCCGCTTATTATCCACCGTCAACTCGCGGAACGCATCTGACTTATCCCGGTCATGCAGTCGCAAGAACAACTTACGAAATGTTTCTTTATTCCCACTATTTAACGCACTATTTAAACTGCTGTAGTATGATTCTTTGTTGAATTTTAAGTAACTCATCTAACGCCCTCCTCTAATTCAGTCCTCATCATTCATTGTATTACGACTGAGGTAAAAAAGCAAAATATTTTTCAGTTCTTATTACATTTGGTGAGTGTACCTCTAAATGTAATAAGTAAGGCCATTCAAAAAAGCCATATTCTCTGTTAATCTGAAAGTACAAACTATACAGAAAAGTCAGAGACATATGACTTATATTGAATGTTCCAAAAATTTCATTATTTAAAAGTTGCTAAATTCAAAACCAAATATCTAATACTTTAAATATTAAAACTCCCAACAAAGCGCCAAACAAAATTAAAACTAAATAATAAATCAAAATATAATTAAACATTTGTGGACTAGGAAAATTACTCAATCCAGAAATTAAAATCACTAAAAAGAAGGTAAATAAAAGTTTAATAAAAAAATTATCACTAATAATATCTTTCCTCCTTTTATAAATAAATTATTGACTAGTAACCCCAATCCTTTCTGTTTTACCAGTAACTGTCAATTTCTCCTTGTTTTTTTGCAATAACAAGATGACGTGTGTATACAACCAAACAAATTAAATTTACAAAGGTCGTAGTCGAGAAAAGCACTTCCCAAAAATCAAATGAAGACAATACATATCTTAACAGAGAGGCAAGCACACTAATGACTAAAAATGATATTAGCATGTAGCCATTCATTACCTTAGCTCTATCACTCATAAATTACCTCTACTTTCTTTAATCAGATTCGTTAAAACAATGATCAGCTGCACCAATCAAGCCACCAATAATTTCAGGAATGAAAGGTATTTTTTGATTGTTTCATCCTTATTCTAGGTACTTTTTAAGCCATTTCTACCAATAGCTATCGATTATACCCTGACGTTTCATATTGATCATACATGCTATATATGTCGATAGAGCCACTAAATGATAGAAGGTAGAGGATGAGAATACGGCCCCCCAGAAATCCATGGTTAATGCATAATCTAATAATCGCCCCATGATAAACAGCAAAAATAGTGCAATCATCATATAGCCATTGATTATTTTTTCAAGTTTCATCTTTTTTCACCTATCTTCTGTCAAGTGAGAGAATTATTACAAACAATGCTCAGCTGCACCACCAGTTGCTCCCACTACACCTACTCCTAGCTCCATTGTAAT
Coding sequences:
- the ltrA gene encoding group II intron reverse transcriptase/maturase, with the translated sequence MTEMYHKSSSLMKQVVTKENLILAAGKVRKNNGAPGIDGMTVQEVEHHIREYYPYIRKKLLNGTYQPQPVRRVEIPKGNGKTRKLGIPVARDRVIQMAIKQIIEPIIDKHFSNSSHGFRPGKGTETARKQCVEYYESGLKYVVDCDLKQCFDTLNHDKMMYHVEQFVQDKAILKFIRKSLRCGTIELSGEFTDSETGAPQGGVISPLLCNIYLNELDKELERRGHKFVRYADDFIIFKSSKRACERILKSITQFIEKDLKLQVNQEKSKTGSPTQLKFLSCLIHNNFGNCRFRPTDEAKAKFKKRLKRLTKRNRPGIFAEIVKEINQVTQGWINYFGLGFVKGFVRRTEEWLRRRLRQLILKRWKKCSTKIKMLQKYGLTEDEAKRIAFSRKAYWRLSQTYEVNKAITTERLHKWELKSLVAIAESAYARY
- a CDS encoding ABC transporter permease, yielding MNKMMIVAKNLFMKRVKTWGYWGFVLGPVIFMAVVIGVGYYVAQSEDNGDQVSEQIAVVTESQAVEDVFSQYETPSVSVIDPSTYDSEEAAREAFNQEEIAGYLVVQEQGDTIQSTFYHDGLEQEAARLEDTLTQVQMNLRAQALDIAPEEAMRLSEPVNLATQEVTPGGDDQDPFGQFMSQGLTIISNAAIFFFVLIYVGFIIEEIAREKGSRVMEILLSSVSATEQFFGKLLGMLGLIFLHAVIYVVLGVAGYAYISRQAFYQAFLAELPADVFAISSQLGWIIALYFVSAFLMYLSVSAFLGSLATKAEDGQKVVSPLSMFMMAGLYIGYFAPAESVLVQYASYFPPFTPLLMPMRVAAESASLLEGWLGVGWTFLFALIIIFISLKFYQASVLVYDDTGVLNTFKQVRSLRKSNQNAQQQ
- a CDS encoding ABC transporter ATP-binding protein, yielding MLEVSNLRKSFGEKVAVDGLSFTIEPGEIMGLIGQNGAGKTTTFRLVLNLLVANAGQTLWNGEAIGKGLLDNIGYLPEERGLDEKLTVEQQLLYFGQLNGMTKREVTESIDTWMERFQVKGDRKDKISSLSKGNQQKVQLIATLMHEPDLIILDEPFSGLDPVNAELLEDGIRRAAKRGASIIFSSHNMANVESLCQSVVMLKNGRQVLGGTIDEVKSLFDRLKIYLEAPITTAELEAISGVRSVEQLDARHRLIHIEREAVGREVFEAADQSGTVYQFSQQAPTLEEIFKERAVESDE
- a CDS encoding secondary thiamine-phosphate synthase enzyme YjbQ; the encoded protein is MSVYKFELQTSQKQAFVNIDEFLFEAIRESGVKSGLAVVYCPHTTAAVTINENADPDVKRDLNKGLDDTFPNHDYYVHFEGNSDGHMKSSVIGASETVIIDDGEPILGRWQSVFFVEADGPRSRQVYVKIMAD
- the mgtE gene encoding magnesium transporter, with protein sequence MSYLKFNKESYYSSLNSALNSGNKETFRKLFLRLHDRDKSDAFRELTVDNKRKIAEYVEPLEFRDIFRMMEVEDQEAAIEHLPYQYIKDVMVQMPNDSIAYFINRSNQTKKQWVLKYLDSTKQREVLEILSYASETAGSIMTKECAVVLEHQTVEQVIEYLREIGEYAETIYYVYIVDEHHRLTGVTSLRDILMSSTDTLMKDIMIQQIVSAHVSDDQEDVLQTMKDYDLLAIPVVSEDNMMQGIITVDDMIDIMEEESTEDFHEFAGIRKQDMTDETGQKKSIIQTAFSRTPWLAIFMLIAMAIGGLTNLFEDTLQQAVLLSAFIPAIMDTAGNVGTQSLAVTISEKNLTGMTFTELLKTLRVEILAGIYMGVTSAAMMFVVINIFYRDMAIAAVVSLSLIITIVVSTILGVIIPLIVDKLGFDISVASGPFITIFADAIGLFLYFSIATVLI